One part of the Solea solea chromosome 16, fSolSol10.1, whole genome shotgun sequence genome encodes these proteins:
- the LOC131475356 gene encoding G-protein coupled receptor family C group 5 member D, translated as MASLSLKHKSLFPALLLFFFSSVPLTCLCQAANSSSTSSTINIKTTSPPSSNDTSLKGVRGCGNGLHPIYRYLCDRRAAWGIILETLASAGFLFSMGLLLGLLCWYIWLCASSKRQRSSIGGTVACTSLFLFATAGVFALTFSFIIRLTDQTCPTRIFLFSVLFSLAFSCLLARCLALLGFAAARGWGEPAVALGLFTVQVIISTQWLILVLVRDKRPCEYSQAEFAMLQIYVLCILMISFILSMHFLRRSCSTYSYSYTGPANVQGRVQASVVFLTLLLSVCIWVVWITMLTRGNPEKGRRPQWDDPVLSIALVVNGWVLLMGHGLSQVSFLCRGEGKSKDAPLSFAGWTSPSADITGLESQKEGRENGSFENDSENRRGRRGDPSLRSPYESGFSMTEIDTDKDYTIPRPQSTNYGEPYDEY; from the exons ATGGCGTCTTTATCCTTGAAGCACAAATCCCTTTTCCCTgcgctcctcctcttcttcttctcctccgtgcctctcacctgtttgtgtcaggCCGCCAACAGCAGCTCAACCAGTTCCACGATAAACATTAAAACCACATCCCCTCCGTCCTCAAACGATACCTCCCTGAAGGGAGTGCGAGGCTGTGGGAACGGACTGCATCCCATCTACAGGTACCTGTGTGACCGCAGGGCAGCATGGGGGATTATTCTGGAGACATTAGCGTCTGCAGGCTTCCTCTTCAGCATGGGTCTCCTGTTAGGCCTCCTGTGCTGGTACATTTGGCTCTGTGCCTCGTCTAAACGTCAGCGCAGCAGCATCGGAGGCACGGTGGCCTGCACCTCCTTGTTCTTGTTCGCCACAGCGGGGGTCTTTGCGTTGaccttctccttcatcatccGTCTCACCGATCAGACCTGCCCCACCAGGATCTTCCTCTTCAGCGTGCTCTTCTCGCTGGCCTTCTCCTGCCTGCTGGCCCGCTGTCTCGCCCTGCTGGGTTTCGCAGCGGCTCGGGGTTGGGGAGAACCTGCCGTGGCCTTGGGGCTCTTCACCGTGCAGGTAATCATCTCCACGCAGTGGCTGATCCTCGTGCTGGTCCGGGACAAGAGGCCTTGCGAGTACAGCCAGGCGGAGTTTGCCATGCTGCAGATCTACGTGCTGTGCATCCTGATGATCAGCTTCATCCTCTCCATGCACTTCCTGCGCCGCTCCTGCTCCACATACTCGTACAGCTACACGGGACCCGCAAACGTGCAGGGGAGGGTTCAGGCCTCGGTGGTGTTCCTCACACTGCTGCTCTCCGTCTGCATCTGGGTGGTGTGGATCACGATGCTCACCAGAGGAAATCCCGAGAAGGGACGCCGGCCGCAGTGGGACGACCCGGTGCTCAGCATCGCACTGGTGGTCAACGGCTGGGTGTTACTGATGGGGCACGGGCTTTCCCAGGTTTCCTTCCTCTGCAGGGGGGAGGGCAAGTCCAAGGACGCCCCTCTGAGCTTCGCTGGGTGGACGAGCCCCAGCGCTGACATAACAGGGCTGGAGAGTcagaaggaaggaagagaaaACGGAAGCTTTGAGAACGACAGCGAGAACAGGAGAG GCAGGAGAGGCGATCCGTCGCTGCGGTCACCGTACGAGTCTGGATTCTCCATGACA GAAATCGACACCGACAAGGATTACACCATTCCTCGCCCTCAGTCCACCAACTACGGGGAACCTTATGATGAATATTAG
- the pde6hb gene encoding LOW QUALITY PROTEIN: retinal cone rhodopsin-sensitive cGMP 3',5'-cyclic phosphodiesterase subunit gamma (The sequence of the model RefSeq protein was modified relative to this genomic sequence to represent the inferred CDS: deleted 2 bases in 1 codon), giving the protein MNASPPAGSALAPGAAAGPTTPKKGPPKFKQRQTRTFKSKAPKPGQKGFGDDIPGMEGLGTDITVVCPWEAFGDMELSDLAKYGII; this is encoded by the exons ATGAACGCCAGCCCCCCTGCAGGAAGTGCCCTCGCCCCTGGCGCGGCAGCTGGCCCCACCACCCCCAAGAAGGGGCCGCCCAAGTTCAAGCAGAGGCAGACTCGCACATTCAAGAGCAAGGCCCCTAAACCGGGGCAAAAggg CTTCGGTGACGACATCCCCGGCATGGAGGGTCTCGGCACAGACATTACAGTGGTTTGCCCATGGGAAGCCTTT GGCGACATGGAGCTCAGCGACTTGGCCAAATACGGaatcatttaa